The genomic segment AAGGCCGAGTCCTACGACTACGATGCGATTCTGTTGGACGTGATGCTGCCGGAACTAGACGGGTGGGAAATTCTTCAACGACTGCGCACGAAGAAGTCGACCCCGGTGTTGATGTTGACGGCTCGGGACTCGAGTCCGGATCGGGTTCGTGGTTTGGACACTGGAGCGGATGACTACTTGGTGAAGCCGTATGACTTGCCGGAGTTGCTGGCGCGGTTGCGCGCCTTGATACGACGCACTACGGGCCAGGCCTCGCCGGTCATTGAATTGGGGGACGTCCGGGTGGACACCCGCTCACGAGTCGTGACCCGTGCGGGAGAGACGATTTCCCTCACGGCGCGCGAGTATTCGATTCTGGAGTACCTGGCGCTGCATCGGGGCGAGGTGGTGACCCGGACAGCGCTCTATGAACATTTGTTCGATGAGACCGATAATACCTTGTCGAATTTGGTCGATGTCCATGTGTTCAGCATTCGCAAAAAGCTGGGTCACGATTTGATTGCGACGCGTCGAGGGCAGGGGTATTGCATCGAGCTTTCACCGTGATGCGGCTGACTCACTCCATTCGCTGGCGGTTGCAGTTGTGGCTGGGCTTTTTGCTTATCCTCCTGTTGAGCGGCTTTGGAG from the Verrucomicrobiales bacterium genome contains:
- a CDS encoding response regulator transcription factor, translating into MSMRVLVVEDEPRLLHNLSKALREEGYAVDTADKGGDGLFKAESYDYDAILLDVMLPELDGWEILQRLRTKKSTPVLMLTARDSSPDRVRGLDTGADDYLVKPYDLPELLARLRALIRRTTGQASPVIELGDVRVDTRSRVVTRAGETISLTAREYSILEYLALHRGEVVTRTALYEHLFDETDNTLSNLVDVHVFSIRKKLGHDLIATRRGQGYCIELSP